Proteins found in one Bartonella krasnovii genomic segment:
- the trwL gene encoding VirB2 family type IV secretion system major pilin TrwL has product MQELINIQSKKDNRIFAFSVVAAAFFITYPAYAQVKLANAQTALNALKDDLEKIIPLAAGVILLCLAIGYAGRYISKDTFVRWAIGVVIAGSATQLATLLFTGK; this is encoded by the coding sequence ATGCAAGAATTAATTAATATCCAATCGAAAAAGGACAACAGAATATTTGCATTTTCTGTTGTTGCAGCCGCCTTTTTTATAACATATCCTGCATATGCACAGGTGAAACTAGCGAATGCACAAACGGCTTTAAATGCACTCAAGGATGACTTAGAAAAGATTATCCCTCTTGCTGCTGGCGTTATACTTTTGTGTTTAGCAATTGGTTATGCAGGACGCTATATCAGCAAAGATACATTTGTACGGTGGGCAATAGGTGTTGTCATCGCTGGTTCAGCAACACAGCTTGCTACGCTGTTATTTACAGGTAAATAA
- a CDS encoding conjugal transfer protein, producing MKQLNTLRVKIYNKINVIIITSMMLLITRFACAQTETKSLDIFMSVRYGLSILVPIAAAIILLFLLLIYIFRIIARATFMRWAFSVIIAGAAFYISHILFHLQ from the coding sequence ATGAAACAGTTAAATACACTTCGAGTAAAAATATACAATAAGATTAATGTTATTATTATCACTTCAATGATGTTACTAATAACTCGATTTGCATGTGCTCAAACGGAAACAAAAAGCTTAGATATTTTTATGAGTGTGCGGTATGGATTAAGTATACTTGTCCCTATTGCTGCTGCTATTATTCTTTTATTTCTTTTGCTTATTTATATATTTCGCATCATCGCAAGAGCTACATTTATGCGATGGGCATTTAGCGTCATTATTGCTGGTGCAGCCTTCTATATTAGCCACATATTATTTCACCTCCAATAA
- a CDS encoding type IV secretion system protein VirB3: protein MKSQEKKEFPLFKGATRVPTIWGVPMMPFIVMLMGVAVVAMTISIFLWIMAPPLWFIMVQITKNDDKAFRIWWLWIDTKFRNRNKGFWGASSYSPSDYSKRR, encoded by the coding sequence ATGAAATCACAAGAAAAAAAAGAATTCCCTCTATTCAAAGGAGCAACACGTGTTCCGACAATATGGGGTGTCCCTATGATGCCATTTATTGTTATGCTTATGGGAGTTGCTGTTGTTGCTATGACAATAAGTATCTTTTTGTGGATAATGGCGCCGCCATTATGGTTCATTATGGTGCAAATTACTAAAAACGATGATAAAGCATTTCGTATCTGGTGGTTATGGATCGATACTAAATTTCGCAATCGCAACAAAGGTTTTTGGGGCGCATCAAGTTATAGTCCCTCTGATTATAGTAAAAGGAGATAA
- a CDS encoding VirB4 family type IV secretion/conjugal transfer ATPase, with the protein MIAVESSKRLASETPVSLFLPYSHHITDTIISTKNAEYLSIWKIDGRSHQSASEEDIFQWTKELNNTLRGIASANLSFWTHIVRRRVYEYPDSTFDQMFCYQLDEKYRQSFSGYNLMVNDLYLTVVFQPIADRIMSFFSKHERETLDQKKMRQDSCIKELNDVNRTLGQSLKRYGAELLGAYEKNGHVYSSALEFLGMLVNGEYRPMPICYDRFADYMSINRPFFSKWGSLGELRTTSGTRRFGMLEIKEYDATTKPGQLNALLESDFEFILTQSFSVLSRHAAKDYLQRHQRNLIDARDVATSQIAQIDEALNQLISGHFIMGEHHCTLTIYGDTIQQVRDHMAKASAALLDAALLPKPVDLAIEAGYWAQFPGNWKWRPRPAPITSLNFLSFSSFHNFMSGKPTGNPWGPAVTILKTTSKTPLYFNFHASKLEEDSTDKRLLGNTALIGQSGSGKTVLLGFLLAQAQKFKPTTVVFDKDRGMEIAIRAMGGRYLTFKPGRSSGFNPFQLPPTQDNLIFLKQFIKKLAEAGGEITHHDEEEINKAVMSVMSSNINPSLRRLSFLVQFLPNPRLSDYDAHPSVHARLLKWCEGGDYGWLFDNPHDALDLSTHQIYGFDITEFLDNLETRTPVMMYLLYRTEGMIGGQRFMYIFDEFWKPLQDPYFEDLAKNKQKTIRKQNGIFVYATQEPSDALESNIAKTLIQQCATYIFLANPKANYEDYTKGFKLTDTEFELVKGLGEFSRQFLIKQGDQSALAELNLGKFHVTSDGKSVEHDFSDELLVLSGTPDNAELVERIIAEVGDDPAIWLPIFLHHVKNDRRET; encoded by the coding sequence ATGATAGCTGTCGAAAGCAGCAAACGTCTCGCATCAGAGACACCTGTAAGCCTGTTCCTCCCCTATTCCCATCATATTACAGATACGATTATCTCTACTAAGAATGCAGAATATTTGTCAATTTGGAAAATTGACGGGCGTTCGCATCAAAGTGCTTCAGAAGAAGACATTTTTCAATGGACAAAAGAGCTTAACAATACTCTGCGGGGTATTGCATCAGCCAATTTATCATTTTGGACACATATCGTGCGCCGCCGTGTTTATGAATATCCAGATTCAACATTTGATCAAATGTTTTGCTATCAGCTTGATGAAAAGTATCGGCAAAGTTTTTCTGGTTATAACTTGATGGTCAATGATCTATATCTGACTGTCGTTTTCCAACCGATAGCGGATAGAATTATGTCGTTCTTTTCTAAACATGAACGCGAAACGCTAGATCAAAAAAAGATGCGACAGGATTCATGTATCAAAGAGCTTAATGACGTCAATCGTACTTTAGGACAATCTTTGAAGCGTTATGGCGCAGAACTTCTTGGTGCTTATGAAAAAAATGGGCATGTTTATTCTTCTGCACTTGAATTTCTTGGAATGCTTGTCAATGGCGAATATCGTCCTATGCCAATTTGCTATGATCGTTTTGCTGACTATATGTCCATCAATCGACCATTTTTCTCAAAATGGGGCTCTCTTGGTGAGCTGCGCACAACCAGTGGAACACGTCGATTTGGAATGTTAGAAATTAAAGAATATGACGCAACGACCAAACCAGGACAACTGAATGCTTTGCTGGAAAGTGACTTCGAGTTCATATTGACGCAGAGCTTTTCGGTGCTCTCTCGGCATGCTGCTAAAGACTATTTGCAGCGTCATCAGCGCAATCTTATTGATGCTCGTGATGTGGCAACAAGCCAAATTGCACAAATTGATGAAGCACTAAACCAGCTTATCAGTGGGCATTTTATCATGGGGGAACATCATTGTACATTAACCATCTATGGTGATACAATTCAACAAGTTCGTGACCATATGGCCAAAGCAAGTGCAGCATTATTAGACGCTGCGTTGTTACCCAAACCCGTAGATTTAGCGATAGAAGCTGGCTATTGGGCACAATTTCCTGGCAATTGGAAATGGAGACCTCGCCCTGCCCCAATTACGTCACTAAACTTTTTATCATTTTCGTCTTTTCATAATTTTATGTCAGGAAAACCCACTGGAAATCCATGGGGACCAGCTGTCACAATTCTCAAAACAACCAGTAAGACACCACTTTATTTTAATTTTCATGCCTCAAAACTTGAAGAGGATTCAACCGATAAGCGATTACTTGGTAATACCGCCCTTATCGGACAATCTGGATCTGGTAAAACTGTGTTGCTCGGCTTTTTGTTAGCACAAGCGCAAAAATTTAAGCCAACAACTGTTGTTTTTGATAAAGATCGTGGTATGGAAATTGCCATTCGAGCAATGGGAGGAAGATATCTAACATTTAAGCCAGGAAGATCAAGTGGTTTTAATCCATTTCAACTTCCCCCCACACAAGATAATCTGATTTTTTTAAAACAATTTATTAAAAAATTGGCAGAAGCTGGTGGTGAAATCACGCATCACGACGAGGAAGAAATTAATAAAGCTGTTATGTCTGTTATGAGCAGTAATATTAACCCATCGTTGCGTCGTTTGTCTTTTCTGGTTCAATTTTTACCAAATCCGCGTTTAAGTGATTATGATGCACACCCGTCTGTTCACGCTCGTTTACTCAAATGGTGCGAAGGTGGTGATTATGGATGGTTATTTGATAATCCTCATGATGCTCTTGATCTTTCAACACATCAAATTTACGGCTTTGATATCACAGAATTCTTAGATAATTTGGAAACGCGTACTCCAGTAATGATGTATCTGCTTTACCGTACAGAAGGTATGATTGGCGGACAAAGATTTATGTATATTTTTGATGAGTTTTGGAAGCCTTTGCAAGATCCTTACTTTGAAGATTTAGCGAAAAATAAGCAAAAAACTATCCGTAAACAAAATGGTATTTTTGTTTACGCAACACAAGAACCTAGTGATGCTTTGGAAAGTAATATTGCTAAAACACTCATTCAACAATGTGCGACTTACATCTTTCTAGCCAACCCCAAAGCAAATTATGAAGATTATACAAAAGGTTTTAAATTAACAGATACTGAATTTGAACTCGTTAAAGGACTTGGTGAGTTTAGTCGCCAATTCCTCATCAAGCAGGGTGATCAATCTGCACTTGCTGAACTCAATCTCGGTAAATTCCATGTAACAAGCGATGGAAAGAGCGTAGAACACGACTTTAGTGATGAGCTCTTAGTGTTATCAGGTACGCCAGATAACGCAGAGTTAGTCGAAAGAATTATCGCAGAAGTTGGTGATGATCCAGCAATATGGTTGCCAATTTTTTTACATCACGTAAAAAATGACAGGAGGGAAACATGA
- a CDS encoding type IV secretion system protein, whose amino-acid sequence MKKQVIAIAIVIVLGASNPVKAFIVGGIPDPTVLPSLFGWSYPPKKPASPSQNPSPSEPKTKATSGFIIALKRHFEQTRKIHESITGSKKFNAQDKNIQTNNASFFLKNPEKLYNRSASSALSSSLDNILKEEEIPASLPEARDAIAKRVQYASLVDKAVSLKTFQEADNRFRQIEKLLSEIENTQDLKSITELQAHIIGMLTMLQNETAKLQMVAYLRNAEQSLIKQQKDKYSIKILNSKNTKMPTIRFIR is encoded by the coding sequence ATGAAAAAACAGGTCATAGCAATAGCAATAGTAATAGTGTTAGGGGCTTCAAATCCAGTAAAGGCTTTTATAGTTGGAGGAATCCCGGATCCGACCGTATTACCAAGTCTTTTTGGTTGGTCTTACCCCCCCAAAAAACCAGCTTCTCCCTCCCAAAATCCTTCACCTTCAGAACCGAAAACAAAGGCTACTAGTGGATTTATTATTGCCTTAAAAAGGCATTTTGAGCAAACAAGAAAGATACACGAATCCATAACGGGAAGTAAAAAATTCAACGCGCAAGATAAAAATATACAAACAAATAATGCTAGTTTTTTTCTCAAAAATCCAGAGAAACTCTACAATAGGAGTGCATCTTCTGCCCTATCTAGCTCCCTTGACAATATTTTAAAAGAAGAAGAAATTCCTGCCTCTCTCCCAGAAGCTCGTGATGCTATAGCTAAACGTGTTCAATATGCCTCCCTCGTTGATAAGGCTGTAAGTTTAAAGACTTTTCAAGAAGCAGACAATCGTTTTCGACAAATCGAAAAACTATTAAGCGAAATCGAAAACACACAAGATTTAAAAAGTATTACCGAATTACAAGCACATATAATTGGCATGCTCACTATGCTACAAAACGAAACGGCCAAATTACAAATGGTCGCATATTTACGCAACGCTGAGCAATCGCTGATCAAACAGCAGAAAGATAAATACAGCATAAAAATTTTGAATAGCAAAAATACAAAAATGCCTACTATAAGATTTATCCGATAA